In the Hordeum vulgare subsp. vulgare chromosome 7H, MorexV3_pseudomolecules_assembly, whole genome shotgun sequence genome, one interval contains:
- the LOC123407287 gene encoding glutamate-1-semialdehyde 2,1-aminomutase, chloroplastic, translating into MAGAAAAVASGISIRPVAAPKISRAPRSRSVVRAAVSIDEKAYTVQKSEEIFNAAKELMPGGVNSPVRAFKSVGGQPIVFDSVKGSHMWDVDGNEYIDYVGSWGPAIIGHADDKVNAALIETLKKGTSFGAPCALENVLAQMVISAVPSIEMVRFVNSGTEACMGALRLVRAFTGREKILKFEGCYHGHADSFLVKAGSGVATLGLPDSPGVPKGATVGTLTAPYNDADAVKKLFEDNKGEIAAVFLEPVVGNAGFIPPQPAFLNALREVTKQDGALLVFDEVMTGFRLAYGGAQEYFGITPDVTTLGKIIGGGLPVGAYGGRKDIMEMVAPAGPMYQAGTLSGNPLAMTAGIHTLKRLMEPGTYEYLDKVTGELVRGILDVGAKTGHEMCGGHIRGMFGFFFAGGPVHNFDDAKKSDTAKFGRFHRGMLEEGVYLAPSQFEAGFTSLAHTTQDIEKTVEAAEKVLRWI; encoded by the exons ATGGCCGGAGCAGCAGCCGCCGTGGCCTCCGGCATATCGATCAGGCCTGTAGCCGCGCCTAAGATCTCGCGCGCGCCCCGCTCTCGGTCGGTGGTGAGGGCGGCCGTCTCCATAGACGAGAAGGCTTACACGGTTCAGAAATCCGAGGAGATCTTCAACGCCGCCaag GAATTGATGCCTGGTGGTGTTAATTCACCAGTCCGTGCCTTCAAATCAGTCGGCGGGCAGCCCATAGTTTTTGATTCTGTGAAGGGCTCTCATATGTGGGATGTCGATGGAAATGAATATATTGATTATGTTGGTTCCTGGGGTCCTGCAATCATTGGTCATGCAGATGACAAG GTGAATGCTGCACTTATTGAAACTCTGAAGAAGGGTACTAGCTTTGGTGCTCCATGTGCGTTGGAGAATGTGTTGGCTCAAATGGTCATCTCCGCTGTGCCGAGTATCGAAATGGTTCGTTTTGTAAATTCAGGAACAGAAGCTTGCATGGGAGCACTCCGCCTTGTGCGTGCATTCACTGGGAGGGAAAAGATTCTCAAGTTTGAAGGCTGTTACCATGGCCATGCAGATTCCTTCCTTGTTAAAGCAGGCAGTGGTGTTGCCACCCTCGGCCTCCCAGACTCCCCTGGAGTGCCTAAGGGAGCCACCGTTGGGACTCTAACAGCACCTTATAATGATGCTGATGCGGTTAAAAAGCTGTTTGAGGATAACAAAGGGGAGATTGCTGCAGTCttccttgagccggttgttggcaaTGCTGGCTTCATTCCTCCGCAGCCTGCTTTCCTAAATGCTCTCCGTGAGGTGACCAAACAAGACGGTGCACTTCTGGTGTTTGATGAAGTGATGACTGGTTTCCGTTTAGCTTATGGTGGGGCACAAGAGTACTTTGGAATCACCCCTGATGTGACAACCTTGGGGAAAATTATTGGCGGTGGTCTTCCGGTTGGTGCTTACGGTGGACGGAAGGATATCATGGAGATGGTTGCTCCAGCAGGGCCAATGTACCAGGCAGGAACCCTCAGTGGAAACCCTCTAGCTATGACTGCTGGAATCCACACTCTCAAGCGTCTGATGGAGCCTGGCACCTATGAATACTTAGACAAGGTCACTGGTGAACTTGTCCGGGGCATATTGGATGTGGGCGCTAAAACAGGGCACGAGATGTGTGGAGGACACATCAGAGGCATGTTCGGATTCTTCTTCGCAGGTGGCCCAGTGCACAACTTTGATGATGCCAAGAAGAGTGACACAGCGAAGTTTGGGAGGTTCCACCGTGGAATGCTGGAAGAAGGCGTGTATCTGGCACCATCCCAGTTCGAGGCAGGTTTTACAAGCTTGGCACACACCACCCAAGACATTGAGAAAACCGTGGAGGCTGCCGAGAAGGTTCTTCGATGGATATAG